TTAAGGCACTTTTTGATTTTTTCCTGAACGCCTACAATGATAATCCGACTGTTTTCAAGGCTGAACTTGAATTCTGGGCTCTTTCCAGCCGCGATGAAGATTTCCGAAAAAAAACACATAAAGTTTATCAGGAATTCCTTGAGCTAATTGAAGGCATCATACAGCGAGGCGTTGATTCAGGGGATTTCAAGAACCTTGACGTAAAGGTAGCTGCGCTTTCCATCATGGTCAATATTGAGGGCATTGTCTGGTTCGCATTTTTTGATTCCGATGGCCTCAGTGCCAAACACTACTTTGAAACGATAACAGATTTCATCCTTTC
The genomic region above belongs to Candidatus Neomarinimicrobiota bacterium and contains:
- a CDS encoding TetR/AcrR family transcriptional regulator; protein product: MDAALDVIVQKGYSDCRMDDIVAKANLSKGAIYWYYKSKKDIFLSLVNHWVNRWGVTLNHIVEEDLSASDQLKALFDFFLNAYNDNPTVFKAELEFWALSSRDEDFRKKTHKVYQEFLELIEGIIQRGVDSGDFKNLDVKVAALSIMVNIEGIVWFAFFDSDGLSAKHYFETITDFILS